A genomic stretch from bacterium includes:
- a CDS encoding endonuclease/exonuclease/phosphatase family protein, translating to MATRTQLSFATCNLFNLNEPGLRIYRDTDGWSQTEYDKKIVWTGAALKSTRSDVFGFQELWHRDSLKAAIAEAGMASSYKLLVPSGQSGQKIVCAAAVRKQILLGSPEWITDFPADFRLESGGDDAQSTGIAVNISTFSRPILHFKIKPRSDGRVISVYVAHLKSKLPTAIYREPWYVKAKHSKHTEGLGAAIATIRRTAEAAAMRMILTEEMKGTDRPVVVLGDLNDSQHSNTLNILTGQPNYLLSGLSLGGSDVDLYTAGTLQEYRSLRDVYFTHIHQHFRESLDHILVSQEFYDNSKQRRWAFKGMTINNDHLKDEDHKATGTSDHAIVRAQFEYRPA from the coding sequence ATGGCCACCCGCACCCAACTCAGCTTCGCAACCTGCAACCTCTTCAACCTGAACGAGCCGGGTCTTCGGATCTACCGGGACACGGACGGCTGGAGCCAAACCGAGTACGATAAGAAGATCGTATGGACGGGCGCGGCACTCAAGTCGACGCGCTCCGATGTTTTCGGCTTTCAGGAACTCTGGCACCGTGACTCCCTTAAGGCGGCGATCGCCGAAGCGGGGATGGCGTCGAGCTACAAGCTGCTGGTGCCTAGCGGCCAGAGCGGGCAGAAGATCGTCTGCGCAGCTGCCGTCCGGAAGCAGATCCTGCTTGGCAGTCCGGAGTGGATCACCGACTTCCCGGCGGATTTTCGCCTCGAGAGCGGCGGTGACGACGCGCAGTCAACTGGGATCGCGGTCAACATCAGCACGTTCTCCCGCCCGATTCTGCACTTCAAGATCAAGCCGCGGTCGGATGGGCGCGTAATCTCAGTCTACGTCGCGCACCTGAAGTCCAAGCTCCCTACCGCCATCTACCGCGAGCCTTGGTATGTGAAGGCGAAGCACAGCAAGCACACAGAGGGCCTCGGCGCTGCCATTGCTACCATCCGGCGCACCGCCGAGGCGGCGGCAATGCGAATGATCCTGACGGAGGAGATGAAGGGCACCGATCGCCCCGTAGTCGTCCTCGGCGACCTGAACGACTCCCAACACAGCAACACGCTCAACATCCTAACGGGTCAGCCCAACTACTTGCTCTCGGGCCTCTCGCTGGGCGGTAGCGACGTCGATTTGTACACAGCGGGCACGCTACAGGAGTACCGGAGCTTGCGGGACGTGTATTTCACCCATATCCACCAGCACTTCCGGGAGTCGCTGGATCACATCCTCGTATCGCAGGAGTTCTACGACAACTCGAAGCAGCGGCGTTGGGCCTTCAAGGGCATGACGATCAACAATGACCACTTGAAGGATGAGGACCACAAGGCGACGGGCACGTCGGACCATGCCATTGTGCGGGCGCAGTTCGAGTATCGCCCGGCATAG